From one Thalassobaculum sp. OXR-137 genomic stretch:
- the erpA gene encoding iron-sulfur cluster insertion protein ErpA, which translates to MPDGAVQDRSFGITESAAKRIAFLKTQEQDGDALRMRVSVLGGGCSGFQYVFDFDRTRNDDDHVFERNGVEVLVDDVSLDLLSGAQLDYKDELIGAYFAVENPNATSSCGCGTSFAIG; encoded by the coding sequence ATGCCCGACGGCGCAGTTCAGGACCGGAGCTTCGGCATCACCGAGAGCGCAGCCAAGCGGATCGCCTTCCTGAAAACCCAGGAACAGGACGGCGACGCCCTGCGGATGCGGGTCTCCGTGCTCGGCGGCGGCTGTTCCGGCTTCCAGTATGTCTTCGATTTCGACCGCACCCGCAACGACGACGACCACGTGTTCGAACGCAACGGCGTCGAGGTGCTGGTGGACGACGTGTCGCTCGACCTGCTGTCCGGCGCGCAGCTCGACTACAAGGACGAGCTGATCGGCGCCTATTTCGCGGTGGAGAATCCGAACGCCACCTCGTCGTGCGGCTGCGGCACCAGCTTCGCGATCGGCTGA